CTACTACGGCAACGCCCGGATGTTCACCGAGGAGGAGAAGCAGCACCTGCTGCGCCGCTACGACCCCTCGGTGCGCTACACCGACGTGACCGCGCCGATCTACGCCGAGTGCACCGAGCTGGACGACGTCACCAAGATGCAGTACGTCGACCTCTACACCTGGTTGCGCGGCGACATCCTGGTCAAGGCGGACCGGATCTCGATGGCGCACTCGCTGGAGGTCCGGGTGCCTTTCCTGGACCGGGAGGTGTTCAACGTCGCCGCCGGCATCCCGGTCGACCTGAAGCTGCCGCCCCGCTCCGAGGCCACCAAGTACGCCATGCGCCAGGCGTTGCAGGGTGTGGTGCCGCCGGCCATCGTCAACCGCAAGAAGTTGGGCTTCCCGACACCGACCCGGGTCTGGCTGCGCGGCGAGATGTACGAGTGGGCCCGGCACGTGCTGTCCACCTCGGGCGCCGGTGACCTGGTCGACCTGTCGTACGCGATGCGGCTGCTCGACGAGCACAAGCGCGAGGAGGCCGACCACTCCCGCAAGGTGTGGACCGTGCTGATCTTCTGCATCTGGCACGCGATCTTCGTGGCGAAGACGCTCGACCCGGGCATCCAGCGCAACCAGTCGGCGCTGCTCACCAAGCCGGTCGTCGGCAGCATGGTGCGCTGACCCACGGCGTGACGAAGGGCCCCCGGCGTGCTGCCGGGGGCCCTTCTCAGTGCGGTGTCACCTGCCGGTGCAGGTGACCGTGGGTAGGGTGTTCTGACCGGAGATGTTCGCGGTGAAGCCGAACGTGGTGGTGCCCTCCGGTGCGACGCTGCCGTTGTAGGCGGCGTTGGTGACCGTCACCGACGAGCCGCTGCCGCTCAGCGTGCCGTTCCACACCTGGTTGATGGTCTGGCCGCTCGGCCAGGTCCAGCTCGCGGTCCATCCGGAGTACGTCCGGCTGCTGTGGTTCATGATCATGACCTCGCCCTGGAAACCACTGCCCCAGGAGCTGACCACCTTGTAGACCGCCATGCAGTTGCCGGCCGGCATGGTCGGCGTCGGCGTCGCGCCGGTCGGCGTGGGGGTCGGGTTGGTGGGCGTCGGCGTCGGGTTGGTGGGCGTGGGGGTCGGGCTGGTCGGCGTGGGGGTCGGGCTGCCGTTGCCCGAACCGATCCCGGTCACCTCGCCGTTGCCACCGTCGAACGTCACGTCGGAGCAGCCGAAGAAGTTCTCCTGGCTGTCCGAGCGGACCCACCGCGAGTAGATGATGTGCCGGCCGCTCTTGTTCGACGGCAGGGTGCCGTTGAAGTAGTAGTGGCCCTCGTTGGTGCCGACCGCGCCGCTCTGCGGCGGGTTGGTCACCTGGAGGAACGGCTGCTCCTCCAGGTCGCTCCAGGCCAGCGCCCGGGTCGGGCTCCAACTGTCCTTGGTCACGTAGAAGTAGAACGTGCCCGGGTGGTGGGCCCAGTTGCTGTAGCGGAACTCCATCGTCCGTCCGGCCGTCAGGTGCGTGATCGGCCAGTCGTTGCGGGCCGCGTCGTAGCCGCTGAAGTTCGGGTTGCCGCCGCTGCACAGCTTGCCGTCCGGGATGAACCCGGTGGTCCGGCCACCCGCGTCGGAGCGCAGCACGCTGAACCAGTTGTAGAGCGAGTTGGGCCCGTTCTCCGCCACGGCCGACGCGCAGGCCGGGTTGTTCGGCCGGATCTCACCGCTGCCGGTGAGGCCGTCCTTCCAACACAGGTAGGTGCGGGCGCCCGGCGTCATCGCCGCGCCGTGCGCGGCGGCCGGGTCGGGACTGGAGGCCAGGGCGAACGCGCCCAGGGCCAGGGTGAGGGCCGCGGTGACCAGCGCGGCCGTACGGGATCGG
The genomic region above belongs to Micromonospora sp. WMMD1128 and contains:
- a CDS encoding lytic polysaccharide monooxygenase, with protein sequence MPVHRSRTAALVTAALTLALGAFALASSPDPAAAHGAAMTPGARTYLCWKDGLTGSGEIRPNNPACASAVAENGPNSLYNWFSVLRSDAGGRTTGFIPDGKLCSGGNPNFSGYDAARNDWPITHLTAGRTMEFRYSNWAHHPGTFYFYVTKDSWSPTRALAWSDLEEQPFLQVTNPPQSGAVGTNEGHYYFNGTLPSNKSGRHIIYSRWVRSDSQENFFGCSDVTFDGGNGEVTGIGSGNGSPTPTPTSPTPTPTNPTPTPTNPTPTPTGATPTPTMPAGNCMAVYKVVSSWGSGFQGEVMIMNHSSRTYSGWTASWTWPSGQTINQVWNGTLSGSGSSVTVTNAAYNGSVAPEGTTTFGFTANISGQNTLPTVTCTGR